The following nucleotide sequence is from Saccharothrix texasensis.
GCCTGCGTTCCGCCGCGGCGCGGCGCTCGGCCTCGCCGTCGGAGCCGAGCAGCTCGGCGGCCTCGTCCAGCAGCGGCACGTCGGAGACCGTCCACGCGTGCGGGTCGGCGCGGCGCAGCTCGGGGTGTCCGAGGGCGGAGCAGCGGCCCGCGTAGAGGTCGGCGAGCAGTTGCCGGGGCGTGAGGACCGGCCACAGCCCGGTGACGGCCCGCCGCACGTCGGGGTGGCCGGCGAGCTCGCGCCGCACGTCGGCCGCGAGTTCCGGCCAGTCCTCGCCGATGAGGTCGAGCGCGGGCGCGACCAGGGCGTCCACCAGGGCCCGGTGGAACACGGGTTGGGCCTCGTTGTGCCTGAGCCCGGCGGCGCGGGCCCGTTCCCGGGCCTGTCCGGCGATCGCGGCGGTCAGCGGGACGGTGACGTCCTCCAGTTCGACCGGGACGGGCTCGACGGGCAGCTCCTGCCGGTCGGCGACGGCCTCGACCAGCAGGTCGACGGCCGAGAGACCGCCCTTGAGGGCCTGGAGCTCCGGGGTGTCCTCGAGGTCGGTCCGGACGCCGGGGAACAGCTCGCCCGGCGTGGCGAACACGACGTCGGTCTCGCCCAGGGACGGCAGGACCTCGCCGATGTACCGCAGGAAGCCCGCGTTCGGGCCGACGACCAGCACGCCTTGGCGGGAGAGCCGTTCGCGTTGCGCGTAGAGCAGGTAGGCCACGCGGTGCAGCGCCACGGCCGTCTTGCCGGTGCCCGGACCGCCCTCGATCACCAGCACGCCCCGGTGCGGCAGGCGGATCACCTCGTCCTGCTCGGCCTGGATGGTGGCCACGATGTCGCGCATGGTGGCGGAGCGGGGCGCGTTCAACGCGTCGATCAGCGCTTTCGAGGTGAGCTGGAGCTCGTCGTCGTGGAAGCCCTCCAAGCGGCTGCCCCTGGTCCGGAAATGGCGGCGGCGGGTCACCCCTTCCGGGTTCGCCGCGGTCGCGGTGTAGAACGGGCGGGCGGCCGGCGCGCGCCAGTCGGTCAGCAGCGGCTCGTAGTCGCGCTCGGTGTCGAACAAGCCGACCCGGCCGACGTAGACGCGGTCGTCGGTGGTGTCGATGCGGCCGAAGCACAGGTTCTCCGCTGCCACGCTCAGGCGGCTGACCTGCGCAGACAGTGTGCGAACGGCCACTTCGCGGTGCCAGCGCTGCTCGTCGCCGTCCTGGAGCGCGGCGTCCAGCTCCGCTCGCGCGGCGGCCTGCTCCCGCGCCAGCCGATCGTGCAGGAAGGTGATCCGCTGTTGTTCGGCGGCCAATTCCCCGATGGTCACGCTTGCCCCCTGTGATATACTGGGATTGTCTTTCCTCCGCCATTTCCGGCGACATCAACCTTTATGTCTAGCACATTCCCCGACGCATTTCACGGGACCTGCCTCGCACCCCCCGATCGCGTGAAATGATCGGCGACGTGGAATACGACGAGTTGGTGGTCGCCGTCGCGCAGCACGCGCCCGTGCCCGGTGACGTCGCGGAGAACGCGCGCCGCGCGGCCGACGTGGTCTCCGAGGCCGGTGACGCGGACCTGGTGCTGTTCCCGCTGCTGTCGCTGACCGGCTACGACCTGGACCGGCTCGCCGAGCAGGCGTGCTGGGTGACGGCCGACGACCCGCGGCTGGACGTGGTCCGCGAGGCGAGCCGGGCGCACGGGGTCACGGCGGTGGTCGGCGCGGCGTGGCTGGGGCCGGACGGTCGCCGGTTGCTGGCGTCGGTGGCGTTGTCCCCGGACGGTTCGGTCGACGTGGTCGGCAAGCAGTACCCGAGCCGGGCCGAGCGGGAACTGTTCGAGCCGGACGAGCCCGCGCCGCCGGTGGACGTCCGGGGTTGGCGGGTGGCGCTGGCCGTCTGCTACGACGCGGCGGCCCCCGAGCACGCGCTGCGAGCCGCCCGGCGCGGCGCGGACGTGTACGCGGTGTCGGCGCTGTACACCGAGGGCCAGGAAGGGCGGCTCGACGTGCACCCGGCGGCCCGCGCGATGGACCACCGGATGTACGCGCTGGTGGCGAACCTGGCCGGCGCCGGTCCGGGGTGGCGTTCGTGCGGCGGCAGCGGGGTGTGGCACCCGGACGGGCGGCGGGTGGTCGCGGCGGGCGCGGGGCCGCGGGTCGTCACGGCCCGGCTGGAGCGCGCCGAGCTCGACCGGTTGCGCGCGGACGACCGGCGAGCCGGATACCGGGGGTAGCCGCCGGTCTCGGGCGGCGAGGCCGTGGTCGTGACCGGGGTGGGTCGCCGGTCGGGCATGCCCAACTTCGTCTGGATGGTCGACCCCGCATAGGGGTTGATCTGCGGGACGCTGTCCGTGGGCGGGTGAACACGGAGAGGACGTGGAAGTTGCGCAAAAAATGGACCCCCTTTCGCATCACCGCCTTGTCCCTGGTCTCGGCCCTGGCGGCCGCCGGGGCGCTGACGGGGGCCGCGAGCCCGGCGTCGGCGGACACGAGCGCGGTGCGCGTGGAGTACACCTGCACGACCTCCGCCGGTCCGGGCGCCCAGATGACCGTGTGGGTCGTCGGCGGCCTGCCGAACGATGGCGCCGGCTCGAACAGCGCACCCGGCAACCAGTACTTCTACATCGACGTGGACCTGGACATGCGCGAGCTGCGCCCGGTCCTGACCCTCGCCGAGGGGGTGCGCCTGGACGGTGACAGCACCGCGAGGCTCGGCGCGAGGATCGTCGGCCCGGACGGGACGCGGACCACCGAGGCCGCGTTCACCTTCGCGCCCAAGTGGTTGCAGACCACCCAGGGGACCGCGGTGCGGGCCGCGGGCGCCTTCCCGGCCCAGGTGCTGAGCGTTCCCGGCGGCTACGACGTGCGCGTGGACGACCTGGCGCTGACCCTGCGCCCCAAGCGCGCGGACGGCACGCCTCTCGGCACGATCACCGCCTCCTGCACGCACGACCCGGCGCAGAACGACCTGCTGGGCACCGT
It contains:
- a CDS encoding UvrD-helicase domain-containing protein, which translates into the protein MTIGELAAEQQRITFLHDRLAREQAAARAELDAALQDGDEQRWHREVAVRTLSAQVSRLSVAAENLCFGRIDTTDDRVYVGRVGLFDTERDYEPLLTDWRAPAARPFYTATAANPEGVTRRRHFRTRGSRLEGFHDDELQLTSKALIDALNAPRSATMRDIVATIQAEQDEVIRLPHRGVLVIEGGPGTGKTAVALHRVAYLLYAQRERLSRQGVLVVGPNAGFLRYIGEVLPSLGETDVVFATPGELFPGVRTDLEDTPELQALKGGLSAVDLLVEAVADRQELPVEPVPVELEDVTVPLTAAIAGQARERARAAGLRHNEAQPVFHRALVDALVAPALDLIGEDWPELAADVRRELAGHPDVRRAVTGLWPVLTPRQLLADLYAGRCSALGHPELRRADPHAWTVSDVPLLDEAAELLGSDGEAERRAAAERRRAVEYAQGVLHVIDTDQAMHEDELRAVDLVDAEWLADRHTAADHRVLAERAAADREWTYGHIVVDEAQELSEMDWRVLARRGPNRSMTIVGDLAQRQAEAGARDWRKVLDPLARGRWQHRRLTVNYRTPAEIMAYAAGALAEVDPDAVAPTSVRHGEPPLEVTGADPWSFRPATGTFAVISPAGPLTPRAAKGLEFDTVVVVDPERMTPAERYVALTRATRRLVVVRT
- a CDS encoding carbon-nitrogen hydrolase family protein, producing MEYDELVVAVAQHAPVPGDVAENARRAADVVSEAGDADLVLFPLLSLTGYDLDRLAEQACWVTADDPRLDVVREASRAHGVTAVVGAAWLGPDGRRLLASVALSPDGSVDVVGKQYPSRAERELFEPDEPAPPVDVRGWRVALAVCYDAAAPEHALRAARRGADVYAVSALYTEGQEGRLDVHPAARAMDHRMYALVANLAGAGPGWRSCGGSGVWHPDGRRVVAAGAGPRVVTARLERAELDRLRADDRRAGYRG
- a CDS encoding fibronectin type III domain-containing protein, with product MSLVSALAAAGALTGAASPASADTSAVRVEYTCTTSAGPGAQMTVWVVGGLPNDGAGSNSAPGNQYFYIDVDLDMRELRPVLTLAEGVRLDGDSTARLGARIVGPDGTRTTEAAFTFAPKWLQTTQGTAVRAAGAFPAQVLSVPGGYDVRVDDLALTLRPKRADGTPLGTITASCTHDPAQNDLLGTVLVQGLIAERPPRPDGLTVVSTTPTSVTLTWQGYPWWNKIGGYDVYLDGDGGHTGFVTENQVTLTGLTPDTQHRAKVVTVDVQGIRSKMSKGLIFTLPRA